One stretch of Arachis duranensis cultivar V14167 chromosome 1, aradu.V14167.gnm2.J7QH, whole genome shotgun sequence DNA includes these proteins:
- the LOC107481070 gene encoding transcription initiation factor TFIID subunit 4b isoform X1 — MIINRKVREEWEKRQAEPEKLRKQMTKLHVNKEEDDKMRTNAANVAASATVGGDDMLSKWQLMTEQARQKREGTDTSSGSQPAKDVSRKSSAFGKSIKDNHEGDKKGSTNFATSGIFFAENSQADESIIVLEV, encoded by the exons ATGATAATAAATAGGAAAGTAAGAGAGGAGTGGGAGAAAAGACAGGCAGAACCAGAGAAGCTTCGGAAACAAATGAC TAAGCTGCATGTGAACAAGGAAGAGGATGACAAGATGAGGACAAATGCAGCAAATGTTGCTGCTAGTGCTACTGTTGGGGGAGACGACATGCTCTCAAAATGGCAACTTATGACTGAGCAAGCCAGGCAGAAACGTGAAGGCACGGACACATCATCTGGTTCTCAACCAGCTAAAGATGTAAGTCGCAAATCTTCAGCATTTGGCAAAAGTATTAAGGATAATCACGAAGGAGACAAAAAAGGTTCTACTAATTTTGCAACTTCAG GTATTTTTTTTGCAGAGAACTCCCAAGCTGATGAGTCAATCATCGTTCTTGAGGTTTGA
- the LOC107481070 gene encoding transcription initiation factor TFIID subunit 4b isoform X2 has protein sequence MIINRKVREEWEKRQAEPEKLRKQMTKLHVNKEEDDKMRTNAANVAASATVGGDDMLSKWQLMTEQARQKREGTDTSSGSQPAKDVSRKSSAFGKSIKDNHEGDKKGSTNFATSENSQADESIIVLEV, from the exons ATGATAATAAATAGGAAAGTAAGAGAGGAGTGGGAGAAAAGACAGGCAGAACCAGAGAAGCTTCGGAAACAAATGAC TAAGCTGCATGTGAACAAGGAAGAGGATGACAAGATGAGGACAAATGCAGCAAATGTTGCTGCTAGTGCTACTGTTGGGGGAGACGACATGCTCTCAAAATGGCAACTTATGACTGAGCAAGCCAGGCAGAAACGTGAAGGCACGGACACATCATCTGGTTCTCAACCAGCTAAAGATGTAAGTCGCAAATCTTCAGCATTTGGCAAAAGTATTAAGGATAATCACGAAGGAGACAAAAAAGGTTCTACTAATTTTGCAACTTCAG AGAACTCCCAAGCTGATGAGTCAATCATCGTTCTTGAGGTTTGA